gttctcccggtcacagaccggcTTCCCCCGCTCACAGACACTCTCTTCCgctctcagacacactctctcagtcacagaccttctctcccaaacacagacactctcacccgctcacagaccctctctcccgctctcagaccctctctcccggtcttAGCACCTCTCTCGCGGTCATAGAGCCTCTCTCCCGATCACAATGCatgtctcccagtcacagaccctctatcCCGttgacagaccctctctcccgttcACACACCGTCTCTCCCGGTTGCAGACCTTCTGTCCCGGTCATACACCGTCTCTCCCAGTTacagacactctctcccggtcacagacccaaaCTCACGGTCACCGACACACTCTCCATGTAACAGACCCTCTCTGCATGTCACAGATGATTTCTCCCGCTCatagactctctctcccagtcacagatcctCTATCCATGTCACAGAGCCTTTCTCCCGCTCACAGAGCCTCACTCCCGGTCACAAATCCACTCTCCCAGTTACAGATCCTCTCTCCATGTCAAAGACTCTCTgtcccggtcacagaccctttcCCCCGGTCACAGACGCACTCtctgtcacagaccctctctcccattcacagaatttctctcccagtcacagatcctCTCGCAGGGTCACATAACCTTCGCCccagtcacagatcctctctcccggTCACCAACCCTCTCTCCCGATCACAAAGACTCTCTCTCCGTCACAGACCCTTTATTCCGGTTACAGATGCTCTTCCACGGTCACAGACCCCCTCTCTCCCAAAAACCCTCGCTTGCAGTCACAGACCGTCCATCTcgttcacagatcctctctcccggCTACAGACCCTCTTTCCCAGTCATAGACCCCTTGTTCCGGTTGCAGATCCTCTCTCAATGTCACATACCCTCTCTCACGTTCACAGTCACGGACCACCTCACCGGGTCACAGACTCTaactcccggtcacagaccctctcatcCGATCACATCGAGCATTTGATGATTTATTTTGCGCCGCCGATTACTCTTGTATTATAGCATCCAGTTCCAGGATTCAGTTCACAATTTATTAATGATCTGCCAGTTATATAGCATAATTATAAATCTTGGCTGCAGATCCCGTTACTTTGAAATGTTATTAATGGAAGCAGTAACAAGTTTAGATATTTCACCATTAACTACATCGAACTGCTTATTTTGTTTTCATCCTGCCGTGCTAATgtgtctctttatttctcttcctcAAAGTTAACGCAGTGACGATTGTGATcttgtctcggggaaagtgcggtctctccaaatgtgtcactcgatatttggtggccatggcagcggcggatctcctggtcattattactGACCTGATACTCAGGCAGATTCCAATTATTCATCGTATGTACATTGTGCTGACCatccccgtgtgtaatatccacgcagtcctgctttatgcagccacagattgttctgtctggtttaCCGTCACTTtctcctttgatcgatttgtggccatttgctgCCAGACgttgaaaaccaaatattgcaccgagagaatggcagctgtggttctgggaacagtgactgtgctgagtgGTTTAAAGAACATCCCCTGGTATTTTATGTTTACATCTCAGTACACGCTTTTAGAAAGCAGTTGGTTTTGTTATGTGACTATCCATGTTGCACTTTCACGGGTGTGGGGAACAATCGAGTTCATTCAATATATTTTAACCCCAGGGATCCCATTTATTCTCGTTCTGCTGATCAATGCTGTCACCGTCAgatacattttagtggccagcagagcccggCAAAGACTCCGAGGTCCCAGAAGTGCAGAGAGTACTCGAGACCCAGAGATGAACGGCAGAAGGAAATCCATAATTTTACTTTTGATGATCTCATCCAATTTCATACTGTTATGGGCGGTGTTCATGCTGTGCTCCATACTGCGTCCGGCCTGCAGTTTCAAATGTCTACCTGTACGCATTCCTTTCTATGTTTGGGAAATGGGAttcatgcttcagctcctgagttgctgcacgaacacttgtatttatgctgtgacccagactaagttcagagagcagctGAAGAATGCGGTGAAATATGCCTTCGCTCTAAttattaaatatattaaatgatgaGAAGAAGTGAATAATTTCCAGCAGTAAAACTCAATTTTATTTCATGACGCACTCTTCGCATTCTTCCAATGGTCTGTGATACCAACAATAGTGTCCCTtttactctctcccctgtctcgctctctctctctctctttctctctacgtcAGTTTTTCCCGTTCACTCTATcctgctcttgctctctctcggccTCTCACTCTCTGACTACTTCCCGAATGAAACGCATTCTGTTCTTTTTTGCGCAAGCAATTAAACTAACAATCCAacctattgaacataagaacataataaataggagaagAAATAGGTAatctggcacttcgagcctgctccacctttcagtaacattatggctgatctgatctcggcctcaactccaattccttGCTTTCTCCACATAACACgttactcccttatccttcaaaaatctaccTATTTCCACCGTAAATGTATTTAATGACCCaggctccagagctctctggggcagagagggtCTGTGGCTGaaagattcaagaccctctgaCAGAAAAAAATCTTAataccattttaaatgggcgacaccgcatcctgagaccatgcccccgagttctagatgcccccatgagaggaaacatattCTCAGcttctaccctctcaagccccctcagaatcttatacgtttcaatgagattacctctcattcttctaaaatccagagagtataggcccacctgctcaacctctcttcatctGACAACCCCTCacattttatacaccatccccttgcaataaatgccatcattccatttgcttttctaacTACTTGAAAGGACTCATCGATTTCTCAGTACCAGAGCGGTCTGTAAtctattctccatttaaatcataatttgcttttctatttttcctaccaattggAGAAGGTCGCATTTTCCCACAGTATACCCCATCAACCAAATATTTACCCACTCACATAGCTATCTCccattgcagattatttgcgtcctccttacaacttcctttcccacctatctttgtatcatcagaaaatgtgcaacattaaactcggtcccttcatccaagacaataATATAGTTTAGAAATAGTTTGTGGACCGAGGGCCGGTTCCTGCTGCAgcacactagtcattgtttgccaacgtgAAAATGACACATTTCGGCAAATATCTGTCTTATTTTAATTAGCCAATCCGCTAACCAAGCTAATAGATTACCCGCAACCCCGCGAGTTCAAATcttggcaccttactgaatgcttTCTTGAAATCCGAATACAGGTCATCTTTAGCTCCtcttgatccaccctgctcgtcacatcctcaatgaactccagcaactttgtcaaacatggttttcatttcataaaaccatgctgactctgcttgactgcatgatGATTTTCTAATTGTCCTGCTACGActccttaataaaggactccagcattttcccaaaagcagatatttggctaactggtccataagttcctgctttctctatccctcttttcttaaattgaggtgttacatttgcagttttccaatttgccttAACCTCTCTCGAATCAAGAGAATGTTGGTATGTTACAATCAATACATCCAATATCGCTCTCGCCACTTATCTCCATTTATTCCCATTAGCTTACCGAGTACATTTTCTCTATTCATATCTATTTTTAAAGATCCCTTCCCACAATATCTCGTTGATTATTATTTTTTGAAATGTGCTTAATGTCTTCTAACATGAAGACTAATGCAAAATAATTGTTcatattctctgccatttccttgtttcacattattaattccccagactcattCTCTGCGTGACCAACATGTACTTTCGCTGCTCTCTTCctgtttatatacctgcagaagctgttGCTTTGGCATGTTTTAACATATTAATGATTGAAATGACGGGTGGAATTCGGTCGGTAAATATAATCTCTCAAGCTGAAGGATTTGAGATTTAAGGTTGTGATGGGAGCTCAGACCATGTGCTCTTTCCATTTATCATTCCACGACGGAATGTTTAACAGAACGTTTGGTTAAAATGTGCAATACACTGCCAGATAGAGTGGTGGATTCAATAATAGCCTTAAAAAGgtaattgcataaatacttgaagtAGATAATTTTTCAGGTTTATCTGGAAAGCTCTGGGGAGTGTTACAAACTGGTTTGCTCTCTGAACTATCCAGCCCAAATTTCGGTGCTGTCCTATTCCACGATTTATTATATTAGGTAGATTATCCGACGCTGAGTCACAAACGGGCTCTCCAGTGGCATAATCAAGTGAATAATAACCTTTTATAAAACATTATTATAAATTAAAATGTACTTACAGTtcagaagcaactcgaacaggtacAGGCCACGTGTCAGATCAACACGATCCATCCTACTCCTACCCTTCAACATCTAAACCCATCAACATGTCTTTCCATTTTTTTCGTCATATGCTTATCTTCCAGTTAAAAGCTATTTGCATCAAGCACGATTTGTAGTATCGAAATCCACTTTTTAGCACTTCAATTGCTGCATAAGATTCTTCACACATCAAAGGGGAAATGGCACTAATCAGACTGGAAACTCGAACTCTGGTTTGGTGAAACAAATAATCCCCAATCTCAACTGGGCTGGGACGCATATCCTTGTGGGGGCGTTTGGTCGTGCGATTGGCAGGATTTTAAATAGTTTGGtgcgggatgggaacctgagcataGATTCTTAACGGAGAGTAGCAACGTTGGAAATGGAAGGCTGTAAATTAGCAAGTGAGTTTGGACAGCAGAGTAAACAAAAGCTGGAGAATAGCTAACAAATATTTGGAAGTGCTTAataatatatacttcaatgcaaggcgtCTGGTGAGTAATGCAAATGACCATAGGGCAGAGATAGACAGCTGGAAGTTTAACATTATGTTATTACATCATTGCTATTACTGAAACCTAGCTGAAAGAAAGGAAGGAATGACAGGGCAACGTTAATCGTTACAAGGTTTACAGATTAGATAGAGAGTGGAGAAAAAAGGAAGGGTCACAATCCTGGATAAATATCAATACCAGATGTGAGGAAGGCCTCTGTGTTGGAACGATCGTTAAATGAGGTCGTATATAGTGAGCTGAAGAATAAATAATGGACAATCACATTGCTGGAGTGTACAGTAGAACCCCAACTATTCACAGGAAGATGGGGTGAAATACTTAGGCAAACTTTGAGAGGTTAAAAACAATAGGTGATTAACAGCAGGGTTTTTTTGGTATCCTAATATTAACTTGGACAGTGTAAGAGTAAAAGTTATAGAGGGCGTCTAATTCTTAAAATGCACTCAGGAGAACTTTTTAACCAGTAAGTACCGAACTCAATAAAATAACCTGCAGTGGTAAAACTCGGTTTAGGGAAGGAAACTGGGCAGGTAgaagggttatcagtgggagagcattgtgttgtagtgaccataattcagttagatttagaatagttaacggacagaaaaagtTAGACCAGGAGAAAAAGTTCTCAACtgcggaaaggccaattttactgagctgagacaTGATTTAGCAAAAATCTACCGGAAACAGCTGCATGAATGAAAATTAGTGTCAGATTATTGTAACTTAAACGAAGCTCAGTATCTTAATCAAAATGTCCGATCAGTAGCTTAAACAAAATGGTGGCCAATATCTTAAACACAATGAGGTTCAGTATCTTCAAAAAAATGACGCATCAGTACCTTAAAAACAGTGAGACTTAATATATTAAACAAAATTATGGATCTGTATTTTAAACAAAATGAGTCTCAATATCTTAAACATAAATGTCTCAATATCTTAAACAAAATGTGTTTCAATATCTTAAACAAAATGGTGACCTGCATTTAAAAAATCATGGAAGGTTGGTCTTTTCTGCAAGGGAGGTGAATTAttaaagtaggaaagtcctgctacaattgtatagggcgttGATGAGACTAAACcttagtactgcgtacagttttggtctccttatataaggagagatatatttgaattggacgcagttcagaggaagttcacgaggttgattactgagatgaaagtgttgtcttatgaagaaatattgatcagaatgggcctatactcattgaagtatgaaagaatgagaggtggtgttattgaaacgtataagattctgaggcggcttgacagggtagaatcaGAGCGGATATCTTCCCTCGTGATAGACGAATGAACAAGATCAGAAcatatggagtcaggggacaagtagcagaatggaatgctagctggcttcaagcatTCAAATTTGAATCTTGTCTGATGGAAAAATGGATAAATAGTGAAATGCGGATCATATCTCGTTTCAACTGTTGGAAAGGTTTTCTTTTGATGCTTCCAGTGTAAATGTTaatcttaaaaaaaaatgtgtgaCAGCTTCTTTCAGATTGGCTGTGGCTCCTCCTTCTTTgtcaagtgacactggttagtttAAGTCATTGGTCTGCATTAAATGGAGGTTAATTAATCTGTAAAACCAACATTTTATTATGGCCGCGCTGAAAGTCTGGTTGGTTGAAACTTTGTGAAAGCATTTAGctctggacatgaggcaatcacatgaaCAATTGGGATTTTAaaaatttctggccaatttcaatATGTGACTCGGGGGGAGCAGGGAGAGGAATGACATTTTTGTGTGTTGAGTTGCCTTAATTAATGTTTGTAGTAATGATACTCatgatgtctaatgttttacttgctgAATTGAATTGGTCAGGTTCTTTGCAAATTTAAAAGCGCAGAAACTTTGTACaagcaaaagtttttttttaaaacttgaaaTGCTGCGAGACGTGTGCCTGCAGCTTTCTCTGATTGATGATGTCTGCACTTGGCAGCATTGGAAATGCAAAAAAAAGGAAGATAACTTTTTCacaagcagctgtgaactctgttttaattcagtacGGAACAGCTTTTGAATTGCTGAATGTAATTTTAGAGATATTGGACGTTATTAAATGAAAGTTTCTTAATATTGAGTAAACATATTCCCGACGAGGGAGAAGGATTTTTATGAGTTGACAAATTAACCCCTTGTGCTCGTAAGCATTGTCACAATTGATTCGCTGCTTATTTTATTTgaagtaggtgaccatcgggaagaatgtgtggaatttgCGATGTTCACCTGTGATTCCTGTGTGGAAAGCTGGCAACCAATTTGGAAGCTATAAGAAAAGAGGGTGAAGATTATTATTTACATAACAGAAAAGCATTCTCAGAGGGAACCAACTAGGAGGCGATCAGGAAATCAGACGAACTAGCGAGGATAGGGCAGAGAAACAGGGATCCCATGGGGTTTGTACCAATCAGAAATGGGTACCGCCACGATTCTGGTAGATATTGTAATTGTGCTTTCCTCAATTTCTAAAACGGAACAGTTGAAGCATTTAGGTTTAATAACTGTCCATAAGGAGAAAAAAGCAAGGCAGTCTCTAGAATGACTACAGCTCCAGTGATGTAGAGGTCAGGGAAGGCATTCAGTTCAAAGGGGTTAGTGAATTGTGACTGAGGGAGTTCGGGAGGGCACAACACAGTAACTGATTACTCTGGCCCCGAGTAAACCTCAGGAGCGGGAGGTGGGAGGCcaggtaataagaacataaaaacataagaaataagagcaggtgtaggccatacggcccctcgagcctgcttcgccattttatacgatcgtggctgatccaatcgtggactcaggtccacttctctgcccgctcccaataaccccttattgccttatcggttaagaaactgtctatctctgtgtaaAAGTAATTCAAtatcccaggttccacagctctctgagtcagcgaattctacagatttgcaaccgtctgagaaaataaatttctcttcatctcagttgaaaatggacaaccccttattataAATTTacaccccctagttctaatctcgcccatcagtggaaatattgcctctgcatacaccttgtcaagaactctcataattttatacgtttcgataagatcaccgctcaatcTTCTGAATCCTGATGAGTagatgcccaatctactcaacctttcatgaTAGGtttcccttcatctccagaatcaacgtagtgtaccttcgctgaactgcctccaaagcaagtatatcgtttcgtaaatatgtaaaccaaaactgcacgcagtattacaggtgtggcctcaccaataacctgtataactgtagcaagaattccatgcttttataccccatcccctttgcaataaaggacaatattccattggtcttcctgatcacttgctgtacctgcataataatatcttgtgtttcatgcacaagtatccccaagtcccactgtactgcagcactttgcaatcattcttcatttaaataataaattgctctttgatttttttctgccaaagtgcatgatctcacactttccaacattgtactccatctgccaaatgtttgtccactcacatcGCCTgttaatgtccttttgcagattttgtgtttcctcctcagacattgcttttcttcccacggAACAAAACTACGCAAGGTGGGAGTATTTGAAACCCAGTACAATAGACTGAATAATATCCTTGATGAAGCAGGTCGCACAGTATAAGCAGGCCGGTTACAAATGAGAATGAAACCCGATTAAGCTTTTTCAGCGAACCAGCAGGTCACTGAGATGACACAAAATGATTATGAACGTGGTGAACCAGATTCGTCCATTTCAGTTGAATGAGGTTGAATGGGTGCCCGATGTAATAGCCCCTCCTAATCAGGCACAGTATGTTCCAAATGGAAGTGGATA
This Pristiophorus japonicus isolate sPriJap1 unplaced genomic scaffold, sPriJap1.hap1 HAP1_SCAFFOLD_79, whole genome shotgun sequence DNA region includes the following protein-coding sequences:
- the LOC139256889 gene encoding probable G-protein coupled receptor 139, with protein sequence MDAFHELQLRAIIRGIEKIYYPILAAFGVTVNAVTIVILSRGKCGLSKCVTRYLVAMAAADLLVIITDLILRQIPIIHRMYIVLTIPVCNIHAVLLYAATDCSVWFTVTFSFDRFVAICCQTLKTKYCTERMAAVVLGTVTVLSGLKNIPWYFMFTSQYTLLESSWFCYVTIHVALSRVWGTIEFIQYILTPGIPFILVLLINAVTVRYILVASRARQRLRGPRSAESTRDPEMNGRRKSIILLLMISSNFILLWAVFMLCSILRPACSFKCLPVRIPFYVWEMGFMLQLLSCCTNTCIYAVTQTKFREQLKNAVKYAFALIIKYIK